A single region of the Chryseobacterium sp. 6424 genome encodes:
- a CDS encoding DUF445 domain-containing protein, giving the protein MNTAEKELQLRKYKFFATGLFVLMAVIFVAMTMLQKQNSAVWIGYVRAFSEAAMVGALADWFAVTALFHHPLGLKIPHTNLIEKSKERIGDNLGEFVVSNFLSPINIRPYMEKLKVSDFAGEWLSKKQHQQMAVQELSAVVKDILNKLNDEEVVNFIAAKAREMTANLKINVMMGSGMEYILHKNDHQKMITGLAKQIKEYVAQNSEMIKERVKRESYFLVPKFVDNTIAEKITEGLAGFFEEVEADAEHSLRHEITQKLYAFSTEIREDKKWEEQLQTIKNDFLTGEKLNSYANDIWQSVKNAVLHELDAEDSALKKYLTKNLVDLSQNLRTDLTLKQKIDGWVRHTAYKYILRNTHQAGNLISTTVATWEGRELSEKLELEVGKDLQFIRVNGTLVGGLVGLLIYSAVHLFS; this is encoded by the coding sequence ATGAATACCGCAGAAAAAGAATTACAACTCCGTAAATATAAATTTTTTGCCACCGGCCTGTTTGTATTGATGGCGGTGATTTTCGTGGCGATGACAATGCTACAGAAACAAAATTCAGCCGTTTGGATTGGGTATGTACGTGCTTTTTCGGAAGCGGCCATGGTAGGCGCGCTGGCAGACTGGTTTGCCGTAACAGCGCTGTTTCATCATCCTTTGGGCCTGAAAATCCCGCATACCAACCTTATTGAGAAAAGTAAGGAAAGGATTGGTGATAATCTAGGCGAATTTGTAGTTTCAAATTTCCTGTCACCAATAAACATCAGGCCTTATATGGAAAAACTTAAAGTATCAGACTTTGCTGGTGAATGGCTATCTAAGAAACAGCATCAGCAAATGGCAGTACAAGAACTTTCGGCCGTGGTAAAAGACATCCTAAATAAGCTTAACGATGAAGAAGTAGTAAATTTCATTGCCGCTAAAGCCCGGGAAATGACGGCTAACCTTAAGATTAATGTCATGATGGGAAGCGGTATGGAGTATATTCTACACAAGAACGATCACCAGAAAATGATCACCGGACTGGCAAAACAGATTAAGGAATACGTAGCCCAAAACAGTGAAATGATAAAAGAGCGGGTAAAAAGGGAAAGCTATTTCTTAGTTCCGAAATTTGTTGATAATACCATTGCCGAAAAAATTACAGAAGGCCTGGCGGGTTTTTTTGAAGAAGTGGAAGCTGATGCGGAACATAGCTTACGACACGAAATCACACAGAAACTCTATGCTTTTTCCACCGAAATCAGGGAAGATAAGAAATGGGAAGAACAGTTGCAAACCATCAAGAATGATTTTCTGACAGGCGAAAAGCTGAACAGTTACGCAAATGACATCTGGCAATCCGTTAAGAATGCGGTTCTACACGAACTTGATGCAGAGGATTCGGCTTTAAAGAAATATCTGACTAAAAATTTGGTTGATTTATCCCAAAATCTGCGCACGGATCTTACGCTGAAACAGAAAATTGATGGCTGGGTGCGTCATACGGCTTACAAATATATCTTACGCAATACCCATCAGGCTGGCAACCTCATCAGTACCACGGTAGCTACGTGGGAAGGGCGTGAACTTAGTGAAAAACTAGAATTGGAAGTCGGTAAAGATCTACAGTTTATCCGTGTAAATGGCACATTAGTCGGTGGCTTGGTAGGTTTGCTGATTTATTCGGCGGTTCATTTATTCAGTTAA
- a CDS encoding quinone-dependent dihydroorotate dehydrogenase, with product MYKSLIRPILFKFDPEKVHHFTFTLLKNFPFFTKFLLPKPISDPGLEREVFGLRFKNPVGLAAGFDKDAKMFSELSDLGFGFIEIGTITPKPQPGNPKKRLFRLKKDHAIINRMGFNNEGVDIAVERLKKNKNVLIGGNIGKNKITENERAVDDYKVCFEKLYDYVDYFVVNVSSPNTPNLRALQEKEPLTKLLGTLQQINRQKDQPKPILLKIAPDLTEEQLLDIIDIVKNTGIAGVIATNTTLSRENLLSEDKNESGGLSGKPLGNRSTEVIRFLSEKSHKAFPIIGVGGIHSADDALEKLAAGASLVQLYTGFIYEGPKLIRDINERILNETKKLVN from the coding sequence ATGTACAAAAGCCTTATCCGCCCAATCCTGTTCAAATTCGATCCTGAAAAAGTACATCATTTTACTTTTACTTTATTAAAGAATTTCCCTTTTTTCACGAAATTTCTACTTCCAAAACCTATTTCGGATCCGGGATTGGAACGTGAAGTCTTCGGCCTGAGATTTAAGAATCCGGTGGGTTTGGCGGCAGGTTTCGATAAAGACGCCAAGATGTTCAGCGAACTTTCAGATTTGGGTTTTGGTTTTATTGAAATCGGTACCATCACGCCAAAACCACAACCCGGAAATCCAAAAAAACGACTTTTCCGGCTAAAAAAAGATCACGCCATCATCAACCGGATGGGCTTTAATAATGAGGGGGTTGACATCGCCGTAGAACGATTGAAGAAGAATAAAAACGTGCTGATCGGTGGCAATATTGGTAAAAACAAGATTACGGAGAACGAGCGTGCGGTTGACGATTACAAGGTATGTTTCGAGAAACTGTATGATTATGTAGATTATTTTGTAGTTAATGTAAGTTCGCCAAATACGCCAAACCTGCGGGCCTTGCAGGAAAAAGAACCTTTAACTAAACTCTTGGGCACGCTACAGCAAATTAACCGACAAAAAGACCAACCGAAACCTATCCTGCTTAAAATCGCCCCAGATTTAACCGAGGAGCAGCTTCTGGATATTATTGATATCGTAAAGAATACAGGCATCGCTGGCGTGATTGCCACCAATACTACCCTCTCGCGCGAAAACCTGTTGTCCGAAGACAAGAATGAAAGTGGCGGCCTTTCTGGTAAACCGTTAGGCAATCGTTCCACGGAAGTCATCCGCTTTCTTTCCGAAAAAAGCCACAAGGCTTTCCCCATTATTGGCGTGGGCGGCATTCATTCAGCGGATGACGCGTTGGAAAAGCTTGCGGCTGGTGCAAGCCTCGTACAACTATATACCGGTTTTATTTATGAAGGGCCCAAACTAATCCGGGATATTAACGAACGGATTTTGAATGAAACTAAAAAATTAGTTAACTGA
- a CDS encoding bifunctional folylpolyglutamate synthase/dihydrofolate synthase, whose translation MTDQDYQNAVEWLYVQAPNYQTDGQKAYKPGLDNIRRLCEFFGNPQDQIKTIHIGGTNGKGSTSNMLASILQEAGYKVGLYNSPHLVDFTERIKINGLNADRNFVYDFINRLKVLPADIRPSFFEFTTVMAFEYFSQQKVDYAIIEVGLGGRLDATNIISPMLTAITNVALDHQNILGDTIEEIATEKAGIIKAQIPIISGDDKETVKRIIKDQAEQTGAEFVDATTVDAAYTSDLKGNYQQKNIKVVIALVEKLRNKGLVISEKHIENGLLNVQRNTHFFGRWFEFSQQPLTICDTAHNQAGLEEVFNQLNEIPKHKHMILGFVQDKKIDEVLQILPGNATYYFTKPYLNRGLHPKFYEEQLKKSKINYKIFDELQAAYLSAKQHVKTDEMIFIGGSNFIVGEFLEKNLQK comes from the coding sequence ATGACAGATCAGGATTATCAGAATGCTGTGGAGTGGCTGTACGTACAGGCTCCCAACTACCAAACCGATGGCCAAAAAGCCTATAAACCCGGCCTGGATAATATCAGAAGGCTATGCGAATTCTTTGGGAATCCGCAGGATCAGATTAAGACCATCCATATTGGCGGTACGAACGGAAAAGGCTCTACCAGCAACATGCTGGCCTCAATCCTTCAGGAGGCAGGCTATAAAGTTGGGCTGTATAATTCGCCACACCTAGTAGATTTTACTGAAAGGATAAAAATAAACGGGCTGAATGCGGACAGAAACTTCGTATACGACTTCATCAACCGACTGAAGGTGTTGCCAGCGGACATCCGCCCTTCTTTCTTTGAATTTACTACAGTCATGGCTTTTGAATACTTCAGCCAGCAAAAAGTAGATTATGCCATCATTGAAGTAGGCCTGGGCGGCCGGCTGGATGCTACCAATATCATTTCCCCCATGCTTACCGCTATTACCAATGTGGCACTGGACCACCAGAACATCCTCGGCGACACCATTGAAGAAATAGCGACAGAAAAAGCAGGGATTATCAAGGCCCAAATCCCCATCATCTCTGGAGATGATAAGGAGACTGTAAAAAGAATAATAAAAGATCAGGCTGAACAGACAGGCGCCGAATTTGTAGATGCGACGACTGTGGATGCGGCCTATACATCAGATTTAAAGGGGAATTATCAGCAGAAGAATATAAAGGTTGTTATAGCACTTGTCGAAAAACTGCGAAACAAAGGTTTAGTTATATCCGAGAAACATATAGAAAACGGCTTGCTGAACGTACAACGGAACACCCATTTCTTCGGCCGCTGGTTTGAGTTTTCGCAACAGCCGCTCACGATCTGTGATACCGCCCATAACCAGGCCGGCTTGGAAGAAGTTTTCAACCAGTTGAATGAGATCCCGAAACACAAACATATGATACTAGGTTTTGTTCAGGATAAAAAGATAGACGAAGTCCTACAGATTTTACCGGGCAATGCCACCTACTATTTCACTAAACCGTACCTCAACCGTGGGCTGCACCCAAAATTTTATGAGGAGCAATTAAAAAAATCAAAAATTAATTATAAAATCTTTGATGAACTTCAGGCAGCATACCTCTCTGCAAAACAACATGTTAAAACAGACGAGATGATTTTCATAGGCGGAAGCAACTTTATTGTAGGCGAATTTCTTGAAAAAAATTTGCAGAAATAA
- a CDS encoding ferric siderophore ABC transporter substrate-binding protein has protein sequence MSFAAEHKKSEYRDRRNSAVITALLSALVFLTIFFYQFTTVTYKPEEITTMLINFGDQQEGATEEEPADQEGSISAAPETAVPEPVQQTVTEPEPKVQTPQPVVKEKMITGKSANTTTPTPETQKNTKPKATTPKTAVAKPTTSTGDGRGNAAIGNLIKGRGTKNTTQGTTGTTGNQGDPLGGDGNGDSKIGVDRNLIGFIPGTMGRGGAQPSHNCSASGTIHISYTVDKAGNVISARRSGGISDHCVTSTSVSWVKQYVKAERAATSSTGTYRITF, from the coding sequence ATGAGTTTTGCTGCCGAACATAAAAAAAGCGAATACCGCGACCGCAGGAACAGTGCCGTCATCACAGCACTGCTCTCGGCCCTGGTCTTTCTAACCATATTTTTCTATCAGTTCACCACTGTTACTTATAAACCTGAAGAGATTACCACAATGCTGATCAACTTCGGGGACCAACAGGAAGGAGCTACGGAAGAAGAACCCGCCGACCAGGAAGGCAGCATTTCCGCCGCACCGGAAACCGCAGTGCCCGAGCCTGTACAGCAAACAGTCACCGAACCCGAACCAAAAGTACAGACACCACAACCTGTTGTAAAAGAAAAAATGATTACTGGCAAAAGTGCCAACACCACTACACCTACACCAGAAACCCAAAAAAACACCAAACCTAAGGCTACGACACCCAAAACCGCCGTTGCCAAACCTACCACTTCTACAGGTGACGGCCGTGGCAATGCAGCCATAGGCAATTTAATAAAAGGGCGCGGAACTAAAAACACTACACAAGGTACGACGGGCACCACCGGAAACCAGGGTGACCCTCTTGGCGGAGATGGCAATGGCGACAGTAAAATAGGGGTAGACCGAAACCTGATTGGTTTTATTCCCGGTACCATGGGGCGCGGTGGCGCACAACCTTCCCATAACTGTTCGGCAAGTGGTACCATACACATTTCTTACACGGTAGATAAAGCAGGCAATGTAATTTCTGCCAGACGGTCGGGCGGGATTTCAGATCACTGCGTGACTTCCACTTCCGTAAGTTGGGTAAAACAATATGTGAAAGCGGAACGTGCGGCTACTTCTTCCACCGGAACTTATCGGATTACTTTTTAA
- a CDS encoding ExbD/TolR family protein, with amino-acid sequence MELKRRNRVNAEFSMASMTDIIFLLLIFFMITSSAISQSAIDVKLPKTDATNPSVQDPSTVTIKEDGKYYLNDEEIAKEELENVLVNALKDEENPSFTIRADENTKHKDVVFVMGIAETHKFNLAIATIQND; translated from the coding sequence ATGGAACTGAAACGCAGAAACCGTGTAAACGCCGAATTCAGCATGGCCTCAATGACAGATATTATATTTCTGTTATTGATCTTTTTTATGATTACAAGTTCTGCCATCAGCCAAAGTGCGATTGATGTAAAACTGCCAAAGACTGATGCTACCAACCCCAGCGTTCAGGACCCTTCTACTGTTACCATTAAAGAAGACGGCAAGTATTACCTTAATGATGAGGAAATTGCTAAAGAAGAACTCGAAAATGTATTGGTAAACGCTTTGAAAGATGAAGAAAACCCTTCATTTACCATTCGTGCTGACGAAAATACCAAGCATAAAGATGTCGTATTTGTAATGGGTATCGCAGAAACCCATAAATTCAATCTGGCCATCGCAACCATCCAAAATGATTAA